The genomic window CGAAGATCAAGAACGTCGCGATCCAGATGGATCATGTCTCCGGCATCAATATTGCCGGCGACTCCACCTTCGCCATGAGCCTTGAGGCGCAGGCGCGCGGATACCGGCTGTTCCATTATACGCCCGAGCGCCTTTCCATGCGTGATGGCAAGATTTACGCAACCGTCGAGCAGATGGAACTGCGCGACATCAAGGGCGACCATTTCTCGCTGTCGGAGCCGGAGCGGGTCGATCTTTCGACCATGGATGTCATCCATCTGCGTCAGGATCCACCTTTTGATATGGCCTATATCACTTCTACCCATCTGCTGGAGCGTATTCATCCCAAGACGCTGGTGGTCAATGATCCCGCCTGGGTGCGCAATTCGCCGGAGAAGATCTTCGTCACGGAATTCGCCGATCTGATGCCGAAGACGCTGATCACCAAGGACGTGTCTGAGATCGCCCGCTTCCGCAATGAGATGGGTGATATCATCCTCAAGCCGCTTTACGGCAATGGCGGCGCGGGCGTCTTCCATTCGGCGCGTGACGACCGCAATTTCTCTTCCCTGCTGGAAATGTTCGGCCAGATGTTCCGCGAACCCTATATCGCCCAGGAATACCTGCCTGACGTCCGCAAGGGCGACAAGCGTATCCTGCTGGTGGATGGCGAGCCGGTGGGCGCGATCAACCGCGTGCCGGCGGAAAACGACGCCCGCTCCAACATGCATGCCGGTGGCCGGCCGGAGCCGACGGAACTGACGGCGCGGGAAAAGGAAATCTGCCGCCGCATCGGTCCCGCCCTCCGCGAGCGTGGTTTCCTCTTCGTCGGTATCGATGTGATTGGCGATTATCTGACGGAAATCAACGTCACCTCACCGACCGGCATTCGTGAAGTGCGCAAATTCGGCGGCGCCGATGTGGCGAGCCTGCTGTGGGACGCGATCGAGAAAAAACGCGACACTCAGGATTTCTGAAGCGATTTCAATCGCTCCCGGTTTGTTCCATGCGTACAACTCGATACAACTAAAATACATCGCCTGCGAGAAATTGTTCTCTAGGTGTTCTTGTTTTATTCTTTGCTCTGTGGCACGTTGCTTGCGGGTGGTCGCCATGGAACATGAAGTTCCGATGATGCGGCCGGTTTGCGGGGGCAGGCCATGGTGGCACGGGTCAATACGGTCGCATTTCAGGGCATAGAGGGCGTGCCCGTTGAGGTGCAGGTCATGGTCGCGCCCGGAAAGATCGGCATCCAGATTGTCGGCCTGCCGGACAAGGCGGTGGCTGAAAGCCGCGAGCGCGTGCAGGCCGCCCTGCATGCCTCGGGTCTGGCCTTGCCGGCTAAAAAAGTCACCGTCAATCTGGCTCCTGCCGATCTGCCCAAGGAAGGATCGCATTTCGATCTTCCCATTGCTCTTGGTCTCATGGCTGCTCTGGGCGCCATACCGGCGGAAGCGCTCAGCCAATATGTGGTTCTCGGCGAACTCAATCTCGATGGTACGATCGGCATGGTTTCGGGTGCGCTGCCGGCGGCCATCGGCGCCAATGCGCTTGGCAAGGGCTTGATCTGCCCGGCTGAAAGCGGGCCCGAAGCTGCCTGGGCCGGCGCCGGCATCGATATTCTCGCGCCGCGCAGCCTCATTGCGCTCGCCAATCATTTTCGCGGCACCCAGCTTCTGTCACGCCCCTCACCCGCCATCCGCGCCAATCCGGTCAATCTGCCGGATCTGTCCGATATCAAGGGACAGGAAAGCGCGCGGCGCGCTTTGGAGGTAGCGGCTGCCGGGGGCCATAATCTGCTGATGGTCGGGCCGCCCGGTTCGGGCAAGTCCATGCTCGCCTCCCGCTTGCCTTCCATCCTGCCGCCGCTGGGGGTGGCGGAACTGCTGGAAGTGTCGATGG from Agrobacterium tumefaciens includes these protein-coding regions:
- the gshB gene encoding glutathione synthase, coding for MAKIKNVAIQMDHVSGINIAGDSTFAMSLEAQARGYRLFHYTPERLSMRDGKIYATVEQMELRDIKGDHFSLSEPERVDLSTMDVIHLRQDPPFDMAYITSTHLLERIHPKTLVVNDPAWVRNSPEKIFVTEFADLMPKTLITKDVSEIARFRNEMGDIILKPLYGNGGAGVFHSARDDRNFSSLLEMFGQMFREPYIAQEYLPDVRKGDKRILLVDGEPVGAINRVPAENDARSNMHAGGRPEPTELTAREKEICRRIGPALRERGFLFVGIDVIGDYLTEINVTSPTGIREVRKFGGADVASLLWDAIEKKRDTQDF